Below is a genomic region from Longimicrobium sp..
CGGGGCCGCGCATCCAGCGCGGCCCCGCTTCGTCATCTCCATCTTCCGCCCGGCCTCAGCTCGACGCGACGGGGTTGCCGTTCTCGTCCACGACCACCAGCGGCATGCCGAGCGCGCGCAGCCCCGGCTCCACCACCTTGCGGTCGCCCACCACCACGATCACCGACTTCTGCGGGTCCAGGTACTTCGCGGCCACGGAGGTAAGGTCGGTGCCGCCCAGCCGCTCGATGTTCTGGGCGTAGCTGTTGTAGAAGTCGGTGGGGATGCCGTTCTGCAGCAGGTCGGCCACGGCGCCCGCCACCTGCGTGACCGTCTCGAAGCGCAGCGGCAGCGACGCGGTGCGGTTGTTCTTGGCGAACGCCAGCTCCTGCGCGGTGATGGCGCGCTCGCCGCGGATGCCGCGCAGCTCGCCCAGCCACTCGGCGATCGCGCTGTCGGTCTTCGCGGCCACGATGTCGGACGAGCCGCGGATGGAGCTCACCTGCGGCGGGCGGCGCCACTGCAGGACCGAGTTGGCGCCGTAGGTGAACGCGTGCCGCTCGCGCAGGTTCGAGTTCAGCCGCGCCCCGCTGACGCCGCCGTACGCGATGTTCATCGCCTCCAGCGCGAAGTAGTCGGGCGTGTCGCGCGAGGGGCCCACCTGGCCGATGTAGACCGTGCTCTGCGGCGAGTTGGGGCGGTCCAGCAGGTAGATGGTGGTGGCCCCCGCCGGCCGCGGCGCGGGCAGGTCGTAGCGCGCCGTCTTCCCCCCCGCGGGCCAGGCGCCGAACACCCGCTCCAGCCGCGCCACCGCCGCGTCCGGGGTGATGTCGCCGACCACCACCAGCTTCACGTTCTGCGGCCGGTACCAGTCCGAGTGGAAGGCCACCAGGTCGGCGCGGGTGATGGCGCCCACCGTCTGGTCGGTGGCCACCCGCGCGTACGGGTGCTGCGCGCCGAAGAGGACGGAGTTGAACAGGTGGTCGGCCAGGAACCCCGGCTGCTCGCGCAGGCGGCGCAGGTTGGCCACCGTGTTGGCCTTGTTGCGCGCCAGCGCCGAGTCGGGGAAGGCCGGGTGCATGAGCATGTCGCCCAGCAGCTCCAGCGACCGGTCCAGGTTCGGCGTGATGGTGGTGAAGCCCTGCGGCGTCACCTGCGTGCCCAGGTCGGCGAAGGCCTCGGCCAGCTGGTCGGCGGTGCGCGTGGTGGTCCCCTCGGCCAGCATCTGCCCCACCAGCCCCGCCAGCCCGGCGCGGTCGGCCGGCTCCAGCAGCGCGCCCGCGTCGATCACCGTGCGCACGGCCACGATGGGGAGCTGGTGATTCTGGATCACGGCCACGGGAATGCCGTTGCGGAGCGTGCGCATCTCCACCGCGGGCAGGCGGAAGGGCGCGGCGGCGGGCGCCACGGGGCGCTTCGAGCGGTCGAGCGGCGTCTGCGCGTGTGCACCGGCGGCCGCGGTCCCGGAGAGGACCGCCGCCACGCAGGCCAGGCGCGCCGCGCGCGTCGTGCGGGTCGTCATCAGTTGCTCCCCGGGGCGGAGGTGGCGGGCGCCGCGGCGGCGGCGGGGGTCACGTTGGTGAAGGGGAGCGAGGGCCTGCTCACCTGGTCCAGCTTGCCGGCGGGCACCATGCTCAGCACCACGCGGCCGCGCCCCAGGTAGCGGCGCGCCACGCGCTGCACGTCGGCCGGCGTTACCGCCTGCTGGCGGGCGATCTCGGTGCGGTAGGAAAGCGGGTCGCCGTCGAACACCTGCCCTTCGGCCAGGGTTTCCGCGCGGGCAAGTCGCTGCTGCAGGCCGGTGATGTTCCCGACGATGGTGTAGTTCTTCACCCGCTGCACCTCGGCGGCGGCCAGCGGCGCCGTCTGCACCGCGGCCACGATGCTGTCGATCACCCCCTCGATCTCGGTGAGCGACGCGTTGGGGCGCGGGGTCACGAAGATCTGGAAGTAGCCGTCGTCCTCGTTGTCGTTCTGCCGGGCGAACACCTGCGTGGCCAGTTGCCGGTCGTACACCAGCACCCTGCGCAGGCGGCTGGTGCGGTCCAGCGTGAGCAGCGTGCCCAGCGACCGCAGCGCGTACACGTCCGGCGAGTGGCGCCCCACGGTGGGCCAGGTGATCTGCAGCTGCGGCAGCCGCGCGCGCGAGTCCTCCAGCACCAGCCGCTTCTCGGCGGCCAGCGTGGTCGGAGCGACGCGCGGGCGCTCGATGGCGGGCCCGCGCGGGATCGTGCCGAAGTAGCGGTCCAGCAACTCGCGCGTGCGCGCCACGTCGATGTCGCCGCTGATGGAGATGGTGGCGTTGCCGGGCGAGTAGTAGGTGCGGAAGAAGTCGCGCACGTCCTCGAGCGACGCCGCCGACAGGTCGCCCATCGACCCGATCACCGGCCACGAATACGGGTTCTGCGAGGGATACAGCGCGGCGATGGTCACCTCGTCGCTCACGCCGAAGGGCTGGTTGTCCACGCGCAGCCGGCGCTCGTTCTTCACGATCTCGCGCTCGGCGTCCAGCCGCTCCTGGTTCAGCCGCGTCAGCAGCGTGGCCATGCGGTCGCTCTCCATCCAGATGGCCGTCTCCAGCTGGTTGCTGGGGAGCATCTCGAAGTAGTTGGTGCGGTCTTCGGTGGTGCTGCCGTTGAAGATGCCGCCCAGCGACTGGATCATGCGGCGGTGCTCGCCGGTGCCGATGTTCTCGCTCCCCTCGAACATCATGTGCTCGAACAGGTGCGCGAAGCCGGTGCGGCCGGGCTTCTCGTTCTTGGACCCCACGTGGTACCACACCGTGAGCGCCACCACCGGCGCCGAGTGGTCCTCGCTGAGCAGCGCCGTCATCCCGTTGGGCAGGGTGTAGCGCACCAGCGGCAGGGTGGGCACGTCGGGCGCGGGTTGTGGCCTCGCGCCGGTT
It encodes:
- a CDS encoding pitrilysin family protein; its protein translation is MTTRTTRAARLACVAAVLSGTAAAGAHAQTPLDRSKRPVAPAAAPFRLPAVEMRTLRNGIPVAVIQNHQLPIVAVRTVIDAGALLEPADRAGLAGLVGQMLAEGTTTRTADQLAEAFADLGTQVTPQGFTTITPNLDRSLELLGDMLMHPAFPDSALARNKANTVANLRRLREQPGFLADHLFNSVLFGAQHPYARVATDQTVGAITRADLVAFHSDWYRPQNVKLVVVGDITPDAAVARLERVFGAWPAGGKTARYDLPAPRPAGATTIYLLDRPNSPQSTVYIGQVGPSRDTPDYFALEAMNIAYGGVSGARLNSNLRERHAFTYGANSVLQWRRPPQVSSIRGSSDIVAAKTDSAIAEWLGELRGIRGERAITAQELAFAKNNRTASLPLRFETVTQVAGAVADLLQNGIPTDFYNSYAQNIERLGGTDLTSVAAKYLDPQKSVIVVVGDRKVVEPGLRALGMPLVVVDENGNPVASS
- a CDS encoding pitrilysin family protein, producing the protein MTRTARSTQRALLAACLLYGGAAQAQTGARPQPAPDVPTLPLVRYTLPNGMTALLSEDHSAPVVALTVWYHVGSKNEKPGRTGFAHLFEHMMFEGSENIGTGEHRRMIQSLGGIFNGSTTEDRTNYFEMLPSNQLETAIWMESDRMATLLTRLNQERLDAEREIVKNERRLRVDNQPFGVSDEVTIAALYPSQNPYSWPVIGSMGDLSAASLEDVRDFFRTYYSPGNATISISGDIDVARTRELLDRYFGTIPRGPAIERPRVAPTTLAAEKRLVLEDSRARLPQLQITWPTVGRHSPDVYALRSLGTLLTLDRTSRLRRVLVYDRQLATQVFARQNDNEDDGYFQIFVTPRPNASLTEIEGVIDSIVAAVQTAPLAAAEVQRVKNYTIVGNITGLQQRLARAETLAEGQVFDGDPLSYRTEIARQQAVTPADVQRVARRYLGRGRVVLSMVPAGKLDQVSRPSLPFTNVTPAAAAAPATSAPGSN